One Acidobacteriota bacterium genomic window, CTCAAAGCCGCCGAAGGCTCAGGGTGGGAATCGCTTGGGGAAATCCTGCTGGCTCAAGGACGTTCTGAAGAAGCCATTACCCAGTTTCGCCACAGCCTCAGGATTTTTACCAAACTTGGCCGCCGCGTTGATTTGCCGGGTCTGTATTTGCGATTGAGCGAAGCCTATTTGGAACGCGACCAGCACGAAACTGCGTTTGAGTGCCTGGTCAAAGCCCAGGAGTTGCTGAAAGATCAACCCAAACTCCATCTCAATGCCCTGACGGCGCGCCTCAAAGGACGGCTGCATATTGCCCGAAACGAGCTTTCCGAAGGCGTCACCAGTCTTGCCCAGAGCATTTCGCTGTTTGAATCCATCAGTCACCCCTATGAAGCCGCCTGTGGTCACCTGGAAATCGGGTTGGCGCTGGCTGGGACCGACCCCGGACGGGCGGTGTCACATCTCGAAACCGCAACCCGAGTTTTCGCCGAACTGAAAGCTGAACCCAAACTCAATAAAGCCAAAGAATTGCTGGCTTCCCTGCGCGAAACGTTGGCGCCGAGCCGCCGGTCAGCCAGTGCCTTGACAATTGATGACGTGGTGGTGATCGAGCGACTGAATGCGGCTTCCGGCTCACACGAACTCTTATTGCGTGAGCTGGCGGCAATCCTCCATAACCAGTTACAGCAGGATGTGGTGATTTTTGAGCATATCCAGGCGGATCATTCCTTTAAGCCAGTTGTCGTTCACGGGTTTTCGGAACGTGAAGTCGAAAAAGCCGCCCGTACATTACGCACCTGCCTCGAAACCGGCAAAAAAGTGCCGGATGGCATCCGATTGAAAGCACTGACAGATACTTCGCATGCCGTCGGGGCTGATTTACAACGCAATTTCTGGGTTTTTCTCCAGGGGGATGATTCCGGGTTGCCACCCCAATTCGGCGCGCTCGATGCCTTGATGCGGATTTCCAACATGAGTCTGGAATTGTGCCGGCTCCGGTCGTTGACCCAATCCATGCGCAAAACCGTCAGCCAGTTTGTAACTGGCAGCTATGTCACCATTGCCGGGATGTTTTGTGAGTCACCCTCCATGCAGCAGGTGCTGACCCAAATCCAGAAAATCCGGTCTTCTGATGCCACGGTACTCATCACCGGCGAGTCCGGAGTCGGCAAAGAACTCGTCGCCCGAGCTATCCATCAGACGAGCACCCGCCACAGCCGGCTCTTTCTGCCATTCAACTGTGCTTCGATTCCGGCTGAACTGGTTGAGAGCCGGTTGTTCGGACACACCAAAGGCGCCTTTACCGGCGCCGACAAAGACACGATTGGGGTTATCCGGGCAGCCAGTGGCGGAACACTTTTTCTGGATGAAATCGGGGAATTGACGCTGTCAGTTCAACCCAAACTGCTCCGATTTCTCCAGGAACGTGAAATCCATGCCCTGGGCGATAACCAGCCGATTCGGGTTGATGTCCGGGTGCTGGCTGCCACCAACCGCAATCTGGCAGACGAAGCCGAACGCGGACATTTTCGGGAAGACCTCTATCACCGCCTCAATGTCATTCGCATTCACGTTCCGCCATTGCGCGAACGCCCCGAAGACATTCCCTTACTGGCCCGATACCTGCTCACTGAAGCCGCCAAAAAGGAAAACAAATCCGTGGTCTTTTCTGAAGCCGCGCTCGATGTCCTGCGCAGTCATAGCTGGCCGGGCAACGTCCGTCAGCTCAAAAATGAACTTGAACGGGCGGTGGTGATGGCCGATCAGGAAACCGTGCTCATGCCCGAGGACCTGTCCCCTGAAATCTGGCAAACCAAACCCGCTACCGCCGGGACCTTGCGCCATTCCGAACCGCATACCGCCCAGTCGCACCCACGAACCCTGGCGCAGGCAATCGAAGAAGTCGAACGCCGGGTCATTGCTGAAACTCTCAAGCGCCATAGCGGAAATATTTCACGTGTCGCTCGCGAACTCGATATTTCACGCAACGGACTGATGCTCAAATGCAAACGCCTCGGCCTGGAATGGCATGATTGAAACAGGGATGAAAAAACCAGGGCTTGGGGTTCAGGGCTGAAGACTCGCAAGCTCGGGGCAAAGGAAGGGATGAGGGATGAAGGATGAGGGATGAAATAAAACCAGTTCTCCAGCCCGATGTCTTCAGCCCCAAGCCCTGAGCCCGAGGTTTTTTCAGTCCACCGAAATTCGGCAAATTTTCACAATCTTGTTTCATATTCCCCAACATCGGCATATAATCGCAGCACCTGCCCCTTTGTGATCCCAAATACAAAATGAAATTACATTTTACATTGAAGGAGTCCCTTACAATGCCGCTCGCTACCAGTGGTCATAAGGGAGTGAGTCGAATTGATCATCCAGCAAAACAAATGCACGGGTGGTACGTCCGCGTTCCCTTCCGCGGCCAGATTCACTCCAAATTTTTCAGTGACAGCAAGCATGGCGGAAAAGAAAAAGCACTCAAGAAAGCAGTTCAGTGGCGCAATAAAGTTGAGCGAGAAATCGGAAAACCTCGGACGGATCGGCCTGTGGTCACGGCCAGTCCGCGGAACAACACCGGAGTGATCGGTGTTCAACGAATGGTGCAAATCCGGCAAAACAAACACGCACCACCCAAGGAATATCCAATTTATGTTGTTTCCTGGCAGCCCGAGCCAGGCGTGCTCAAACGAGAGATTGTCCCGATTAACAAATACGGCGAGGAAAAAGCGTTTATGAAAGCGTGTGCGATTCGCCGGAAACGTGAACGAGAAATGTTCGGGAAATCAATTGTACCAAGCTCCACTGACCTCACGCCGACAGAGGGTGATGGTTCTTAATGCTGTAATTTGGTAAAACTGAAGTTCATAACGACGGATCCTGCGGCCCGGCTCCCTTTTCAAAACCTGCTGTTTCATTGCGAAGCAGCAGGTTTTTACTTTTCTGAATGAAAAGGATAGAACATTCAGGCTTTCGAATGTAATGATATTTAGGGCTGAAGAACCAGGGCTGAAGAATTGGTTTTATTTCATCCCTCATCCTTCATCCTTCATCCCTCATCCCTCATCCCTCATCCCTCATCCCTTCGATTGCCCTCAGCCCTGGTTTTTTCAGCCCAATAACTCGCGAATTCGAGCTTCAGTCGGAGGCGCAAACCGGTCTCCATATTTGGCGGCCAGTTCAGTGGCTCGTGCGACAAAAGCCGAAATTCCATAATCGTTGATGAATTGCACCGTGCCGCCTTTAAACGGAGCAAACCCCCAGCCGAAAATGCTGCCGATGTTGGCGTCTGCCACCGTGGTCACGACGTTTTCATCCAGACACCGCAGGGTCTCAATCACCTGCGCAAACAGAATCCGATCAATCATTTCCGCCTGTGAAAGCGGTTCTCCCACGAGTGGAAACAGTGTTTTTAACTC contains:
- a CDS encoding sigma 54-interacting transcriptional regulator, with translation MANPWIPDDDKSEHLTMERITLSSLRQAANDPANQLDQFSDLLQNNSLTAEEALEKAAERLELAGQYDEAMAILPHDLIRRQDSIPPPVLARLWYRYASLNRWTGNIPRAIWCATNGLQLYAELKDTAGIGTTHALLGYCYWMIDEYAIAYDHLVAAWKCQETTNDVRALAQTAWNLSVVNHLEGRLDEARDNCRKGLELLGKLQPLTLNDHLVLGKLLNTLALVDSEEGHNQQAVQNCKQALEHWSQSKDSGLMAMGYANLAGAQVAIGTWRQAEESLRLAQTLIQDQNRHTECVILTILSALHLRQGKFAEAERSARRAVELAMESGLKAAEGSGWESLGEILLAQGRSEEAITQFRHSLRIFTKLGRRVDLPGLYLRLSEAYLERDQHETAFECLVKAQELLKDQPKLHLNALTARLKGRLHIARNELSEGVTSLAQSISLFESISHPYEAACGHLEIGLALAGTDPGRAVSHLETATRVFAELKAEPKLNKAKELLASLRETLAPSRRSASALTIDDVVVIERLNAASGSHELLLRELAAILHNQLQQDVVIFEHIQADHSFKPVVVHGFSEREVEKAARTLRTCLETGKKVPDGIRLKALTDTSHAVGADLQRNFWVFLQGDDSGLPPQFGALDALMRISNMSLELCRLRSLTQSMRKTVSQFVTGSYVTIAGMFCESPSMQQVLTQIQKIRSSDATVLITGESGVGKELVARAIHQTSTRHSRLFLPFNCASIPAELVESRLFGHTKGAFTGADKDTIGVIRAASGGTLFLDEIGELTLSVQPKLLRFLQEREIHALGDNQPIRVDVRVLAATNRNLADEAERGHFREDLYHRLNVIRIHVPPLRERPEDIPLLARYLLTEAAKKENKSVVFSEAALDVLRSHSWPGNVRQLKNELERAVVMADQETVLMPEDLSPEIWQTKPATAGTLRHSEPHTAQSHPRTLAQAIEEVERRVIAETLKRHSGNISRVARELDISRNGLMLKCKRLGLEWHD
- a CDS encoding AP2 domain-containing protein, encoding MPLATSGHKGVSRIDHPAKQMHGWYVRVPFRGQIHSKFFSDSKHGGKEKALKKAVQWRNKVEREIGKPRTDRPVVTASPRNNTGVIGVQRMVQIRQNKHAPPKEYPIYVVSWQPEPGVLKREIVPINKYGEEKAFMKACAIRRKREREMFGKSIVPSSTDLTPTEGDGS